The following is a genomic window from Bacillota bacterium.
GGTCACTGCTGGACAGTGTTCTGGGCGCCAGCGTCCAGGCCATGTATCGATGTCCGGTCTGTGGTAAACTAACCGAAAAGAGGCATCACCATGGCCAACCCACCGAACTGGCCAGGGGGCTCAATTGGTTTGAAAACGACGCCGTCAACTGGGTCTGTTCGCTGGCCGGCGGAGTGATCGCCATGGCGTTATATTTTTGGCTCTAAACTGTGAAAGGAGTTGCGTAATGCTGGAAAAGGTCCCGTATAACCGTTACTTACCGGAACTTACAACCCAACTGCCCCGGGGCGCATTTTTGACCACCAAATGGCAGAATGAGCTCAACACAATGACCATCGGCTGGGGTTCTGTCGGTGTAGTCTGGAGCCGGCCCGTTTTCACCGTGTTGGTGCGCTATTCCCGCCACACCTATTCACTCTTGGAAAAAGCGCAGGAGTTCACAGTCAGCGTCCCGCTCGCGGTGGACTTGCGCGATGCGTTGCAAATTTGTGGAACCCGCTCTGGAAGGGATATCGACAAATTTTCCGTCTGCAAACTCACAGCCAGGCCGGGGGTGACGGTTTCTACACCTGTGGTAGGCGAGTGCGAACTGCATTATGAGTGCAAGGTCATCTATCAGCAGGCCATGGAACCGGCTCTGGTGGCAGAAAAGATCGCCAACCGTTATTATCGGGAGCTGGATTATCACATCATCTATTACGGTGAAATCCAGGAATGTTATAAAACAACATAATAGTATAGAAAAACAGGGGCTGCCATCTGACAGCCCCTGTTTTTGTTCGGATCAGCGAGACTATGTAAAATTCGTTAAAATTCCGGGTCTTCTTGGGCTTTGATGTTCATCAAATCAATAACTTCACGTGGTTGCTGCGCTGCAAGCAACTGCTCCCGAAAATCATCTTCCATCAGCACCCCGGCTATTCTGGAGAGCATCACCAAGTGGTCTGTACTGGCGGCTGCTTCGGGCACTGCCAGCAGGAAAATCATCTCTACCGGTTGATCATCTAATGACTTCCATTCCACCGGCGCCGCCAATCTACCCACCGCAACAGCAGTTTCTTTAACGGCCTTGCTCTTGCCATGGGGAATGGCAAACCCCATACCAAAACCAGTGGTCTCTTCCTGTTCCCGCTTCAGCACATCCACCAGAAACAAATCGAGAGAACTGAGCAGGCCCTGTTCTTTCAATAACAGCGAAAGCTTTCTAATTGCCTCTGTACGTGTAAACGCTTTTAAGTTCAAGTCAATAAGGTTCTCATTGGTAATTTCGCGAATTGACAAAATCTATTCCCCCTCCTGCTCCCATTTTACTGCATTTGCCAATAAATTTACAGCCAATATAAGCAAAAAATCTAATCTTTGAAACCAATGGCACAAAGCAATCATAAACTGCACTATCAGATAACAGGAGGTGAGGGGAATGTTAAACAATGAAATCCTCTCGAAGCTTGCTAAGTGGACGGGGTTTGTCGGTATCATCACTCTAATCATGGGGGTGCTTCAGGTTATCACCATCGTCGGCATCATTCCAGGTGTGATTATGATTATCTTGGCAACCAAGTTACTTGCCGCAAAATCCGGTGCCCTGGCCCTTGCTGCAGACGGCGACAATTCACAAATGGAAAACATTTTCCGGAACTTGGCCGCATACTTTCATATCACCGGTATTTTGTTTATCATCAGTTTAATCATGATGCTGCTCTCGGTGCTTATAATTACTATTGTCGGCCTGATGGGCGTGCCTGAACTGCCCTGGCAAAATTATCTTCCCTATTGAGAGTCTCGGACTCTCTTTTTTTATTCATATTTTTTCTGGCCAAGTGAGGCAACTAGTACAAAAAAGCAAAAGGCACCAGCGCTGTCTTCTAACTTAGATATATGTCTTCAGGGCAACTCCCCTACCTCTGAGTCTATAATCCTTAACACAAGCGGGAATGAACACGGTGTCACCAGGCTCCAGGTCAAGGTAGATTTCCCCTGCGGCAATGTTCAGCAGTCCATCCAGCACCACCAGGGTCTCAAAACGGTTTTGTTCGCGGCTGAAATGTAATTTTTCAGCAACCACCAGTTTTTCTACGCTGAACCAGGGCGTAGCAATCAGGCGGTAAACACCATCTGTCACCGGCGCTGCAGGCAATATTTGCGGGGGGCCGGATTCTATATCTAATACTGACAGCGCTTTGTCCACATGCAGCTCCCGGGGATTGCCAGAACTGTCAGTCCGGTTCCAATCGTACACCCGATAAGTAACATCGGAACTTTGTTGAACTTCTGCCAAAACGATGCCGGCGCCAATGGCATGCACAGTTCCGGGGGGAATATAGAACGCGTCTCCCGGGTGGACAGGCACTTGGTTGAGGACGGACTCCAATTCTCCCCGCTCCAAAGCCGCGGAAAACGCCGCTTTATCCACTCCCGGCTTCACGCCCATGATTAGACGACTGCCCGGCTTAGCGCTCACGATATACCACATCTCCGCCTTACCCAGACTCTGCTCATGTTCCGCCGCAAACTGGTCATCGGGATGTACCTGGACAGAAAGATCCTCCCGGGCGCCAATGAGTTTTATCAACAGCGGAAACTTCTGCTGCAGTGGCCACCAATTGTCCCCCAACAGTTGCTGGGGATACTCTGCGACCAGTTGCGCCAGGGGCTGTCCAGCCATGCTGCCGTTTGCCACCGTTGACTGATTGCCGGGATACAAAGACAACTCCCAACTTTCACCGATGCCCTGCCCGCCTTTTCCGGGAAAGGTCTGCTCCAACCCGCCGCCCCAGGGACGTTCATTGTACACTGGTCTTAACTTCAACGGATAGAATTTCATTTGGTTACCAAATCTCCTGTCTGCAGACTTTTTACCAGTTTAACCACCTGAGGAAGCAGTAATTCATACAGCTTTTCTCCTTTGGTCCTGCTGGCCTGTCTTGCATCACCACTCATACCCTCAGGAAGCACCGCCGCTTCCATACCGGGATAGAACACTTGCGCCACGGTTCGGACATTGTTGACCGTGGCCTGCTCCATATCGACCAGGTTCTCATCAAGCGCCAAAACAAGAGAAGTCTCATCCTCGCCGCCGTGGCCTTGGGAACTACACACTCCGAGAATTTCCGGTTGGAAATCCTGCCACCAATTGATCAGCATCGCTGTCACACCCTGGTCGGCCAGACGTTCGCCAACTGTTGTCAATGCCGGGATGTTCCCACCATGGCCATTGAAAAACAACTGCTTGTCCAGCCCCCAGCGTTTAAGTTCGAGACCGATATGATACACATATTCGGCAAACACCTCGTTGGGGATGTTCAGGGTGCCGGCGAATGGCGCCAGTGACCAAGAGTGACCGTAGGTTATCTCCGGCGCAATCAGAACTTTTCCGCCCAGCTCAGCATCCAGCAACTCCATAAACCGGCGGGGTATCAACATATCTGTGCCGAGTGGACAGTGTTGTCCGTGGGCCTCAATCATGCCAATGGGTATAACCGCAGTGCTTATATCTTTCGTAGCAGCGGCAAAATCTGCCGAATTCATGTTTAATATATACATTATTTCTCCTCCTTTAGTTCGATATCTAAAAACACATGTGCTTCCCGGGCCACGCTCCCTCGTGGCTGCCAGGCAAGTGGCCGAGCAAACAGCGGTCCATCCACAACAGCCGTGTGAAACTCGCCCTGCTCACCGCAGGGATCGATACCGCAGGCAGTTAATTCCTCTATTGTTTGCCTGTCCAAAACCCGTCCCAAAAACCGTGTGTCCATCAACTCCCGATTGATAACAACAATCACCGCTTTAAATCCCGCATCGATGAACTGGTCAAGCACCTTGTCACGTCCTAGGCGCCACAAGGGCAAGAGCGCCTGAATCCCGGCCTGACGGCAGACCGATTCCTCCCACTCCCTGTGTCCGGCAATATCAATATCGCCAAACACCGCATGGGTAACACCGCATCCCGCCAGTTTCCGCAATTCATGGACAAAAACCTGCTCGTAATTATCCCAGGAAGCCGGGCACCACCGATGCTCAACATTGAGCAGGCGCGCCTGGGCCTGGAGAAAGGCCGGTTCCAGCCCATGGGACCGGGAACGGGAATTCTGCTCGTTTACCATCGTCAGCAAACATTTGGCGGTACCTCCGGCCTGGAGCGCTCGGTACAAAGCCAAACAAGAGTCCTTACCTCCACTCCAGGAACAGACAAGCTGCATCACTCCACCTCCAGTGTACGCAAGCGGTTTATAGCGGCAGCCAGTTCCAGGGGACGGGGCAAAGCCATATCGACGGGATGCTGTCCCGGAAACGGTGAGAGTGTATCCAACCCCTCCACATCCAAACGCTGAAACAGCTTCTCGCCCACAGATGAAAGCGGAGCCGATGTCCGCATTTCCCTGGCAATCAGGTGGAGCATCCGCGCCAAAGCCCGGGTCTGGCTTGGGTCTACCAGCTGTTCCACTGCACTTAGCTCAATAGTCTCCGTCCCCAAAAGGATGACATGCCTCCCCCTTGCGTCGGCCCGCTGACGTCTTCCTTTGCTGGCGTTAATTCCCCGCGGTGAGATTATCCGCCCAGAAATAGGTCCAAACTCTTTGCCTCCCTGATTACTCCTCCGGGCTGGTAAACTGGCAGCCACCTCACGGGCACGGGCAGTCACGTCCCGTGGTCGAAAAGCGTCCATCATGATGACCGTGTCAGCAATATCCAGATAATCACCGGCACCGCCAATGACCAGCACGCTGGAGACCCCATGCTGCCTGTATAACTGGTGCGCTTTATCAACAAACGGAGTAATCGGCTCCTTGTCGCGATGAATTAGGGCTTGCATCCGTGCGTCACGAATCATGAAATTAGTGGCGCTGGTATCCTCATCGATCAGCAGCAGTTTGCTGCCGACCTCCAGGGCCTCGATAATATTCGCTGCCTGGGATGTGCTGCCACTGGCATCTTCGGTGTAAAAGCCACGGGTAGATTTACCCCCAGGTAAATCAGAAATAAAGGGCGAAATATCGACCCGGGCAACCCGACGCCCGTCCTCAGCCCGAATCTTCACCGCTGTCGCATCATCGCGCCCATCCCCCAAAACATGATTATAGACGCCCCGCTCCAGTGCATGGAGCAGGGTGCTCTTGCCATGATAACCACCGCCAACTATCAAAGTTATGCCCTTCCTGATAGCTAGGCCGTTAATTTTTTCGCCTGTGGGCAGCGAGATTGTGGCAGTCAGTTCCGGCGGCGCCTCAAACGGGACAACACCCTTTCCCTGCACTGGCAAATCACTGACACCGCTTCTCCGGGGAAGGACAGAACCATTGGCAACGAAGGCAACCAAATCATTTGCAGCCAGATACTCCCGGATTGCCTGCTGGCGGTCGGCCAATTGGAGTTGGGCATGCAGGGCAGCAGGCGAAAACCCGTCGATTACTTTATTTAATACATCGGGCAGGCGCTGACAGAGCATGGTTTCGGCCTGACGCCCCAGAACTGTCCGCCCCCGGGCTGGTAATCCCGCAGAAAGCCGGATTTCCAATCCCCCAGTCCGGGCCCGCACGCAAGTGCGCTCTAGAACCGCTTGTCCGGGAGCATCAATGGTCAATTGGCCACTGTTACCGGTGCCACCGGCGGTCCCAAACTCCTTGAGGGCATCGGCCACTGACCGGGCAAAGAAATCTTCGCAGGCAATTCGACGCTGATATGTACTAATCCAGTCTTGTTTAACAGCGAACCGTTCCCTGGGGATGAAAACCCGCAACCGGGAAGGGTTTGCAAAGGGATCTGGCTGGACATAGTCAATAAATAGCTGCCAGCCGGGGTCCTGGTAATTCCCAGTAAGCTCCTGATACGCCTTATAGCCCCGACGATCAATTTTTTGCAATTTTTCCTTTAATAATTTCAGAACAACCACCCCATATCAATAAAAATCCATGGTAATAATTTTGTGTTGGCAACAACGACGAAACCTGTTAAGATTGTCTGCTGTAGTAATCATACCAAAAAACACATGAGAGGGTGAAGGATATGAAAGCTCTGCGTTGGATTTTTGTTGTCATCGCCGCGCTTGCGTTTTTAACCACGGGCTTTCAGTCCGTACACGCCGACGCGCTGCCGCAGGTAAAAGCAGAAGCTGCTATCTTGATTGATGCCGAATCAAAGATTGTTTTATATGAAAAAAATGCTGACAGAAGAATGTATCCTGCCAGCACTACCAAAATAATGACCGCACTGCTCGCCATTGAATATGGGGAGCTTGACGAAATCATCACCATCGGCGAAGAAGTCACCATGATTGGCTGGGATTCCAGTCGCGCCCATCTGCAACCGGGCGACCAGCTAAGCCTGGAAGACTTACTCTATGCAATGATGTTGCCTTCGGGCAACGACGCCGCTTACTCGATTGCAGTGCATATCGTCCGGAAGACTGCGAAGCAGCCGCAGATGCCTGCCGCCACTGCCCTGAACCAGTTCGCTGATTTGATGAACGAACGGGCTGAAATTCTAGGCGCTGCTAACACAAATTTTTCAAACCCTGACGGCTATCCCCATCCCAATCACTATACGACCGCATACGACCTGGCTTTAATTCAGGCAGAGGCGATGAAATACAGTGAATACAGCAAACTGGATTCTGTCAGCCAATATACTCCGGAAACCTGGAACAGCGATAACATGCGGACATGGAGAAATACAAACTTCATGTTGAATACCGGTTCTGGCTTCTATTATGACAACGCCATCGGCGGCAAAACCGGCTATACCGTTCCTGCCGGCTTCTGCATGGTTGCCACCGCCTCCGCTGACGAGATGGATTTGGTAGCCGTTGTCCTAAAAACCGATGCCGATGGTCGGTGGCAGGACAGCCGGAATTTATTGGAGCATGGTTTTTCCAACTTTCGCCATCACGTGCTGAGCAAGCAAGGGGAACGACTAGCCATGATCAATGCTACTGCCGGTGGCAGACGTGATCTCATCGGACTACGGCCCAAGGACACTATGGCAACTGAATTAGAACACGGAAACATTCCAGCAGTTGAAACAGAAATTCTACTGGATCCGGAACTAAAAGATCCTAAGAGCGACGTGCCAACCCTCATTGCGCCGATAGATGAAGGCCAAATCGTTGGTGAAGCCGTGTTCAGACTGAAAGGTGAAGAATTGGAGCGGGTTGAACTAATAGCCGACCAGAAATTCCCGGCCGCAAGCTGGTTGCAACGTATCTTCCCCTGGTTTCGGGTATAAAGGCACCTATGGTGCCTTTTTTTTTACATTAGTTGTAAGCAATTTTTTGTTGGCAGCACAGGGCTACTGCTGTACAATAGAGAAGAACATCCCTTGTATAAGGAGTTTAAGACGATGCAGAAAATCCACTTGTATTTACTCATAATCCTTTCAGCCATGTTCATTATTTATCCAGCTCAAACTAACGCTGCTCCCGAACTGGAAGCGGAAAGCGCCATCCTCGTCAATATGAACACAGGTGCAGTCCTTTTTGAGCAACGGGCAGATGAGATCATGTATCCCGCCAGCACAACCAAAATCATGACTGCCCTGTTGGCTGTCGAGTACGGCAAACCCGACGAGCTGGTTACTGTCGGCACTGAAGTGTTGACTATCCCTTTAAGTGCCAGTAAAGCTGGAATTCTGGTTGGCGACCAGATTACCATGGAAGAACTGCTTTATGGCCTGATGCTGCCCTCCGGAAACGATGTTGCTTACACCATTGCCATTCACTTAGCCCGTTCGCTTGGCGATCCAGAACTTAATCGCGCTGAAGCAATTGAGTTTTTCACCGAAATGATGACAGAGCGGGCCAGAGAACTGGGCGCTACCAATACCAATTTTGCCAATCCCGATGGATTTCACCACCCAGATCATTATTCTACCGCCCGCGACATGGCCCTTATAACCAAAGCCGCAATGGAGCACCCTCTGTTCCGGGATGTAGTTGGGACCGGTCACCATACGCCAGAAAATTGGACAGGCCCGGAGGTTCGCCCCTGGGGCAACGGCAATCAATTGATCCGCTCCCATTACACTAACTACTACGAAAAAGCAACCGGCGGTAAAACTGGCTATACACCACAGGCAGGATTCACTCTGGTTGCCACGGCCCAGCAGGATGCAATGGAACTGGTATCAGTTGTCTTAAATACCACCCGGGAGGGCCGCTGGTCCGATTCGGTGCGACTGTTGGAATATGGATTTGAAAACTACACTTACTTATCGCTGCTCTCAGATAACCAAATGGTCGCTCGCCTGCCGGTCACCAATCAGGCCCCCGGTGAACCGAATACAGTGGATATCATTGCTGCAGAAGGATTTGACACGGTGCTTCCGGTCCAAGACCAGGAAGTTAAAACCACACTCAATTACAATAGTGAATTTCTTGACGAAGATTCTGAGCGCTTAAAAGCTCCGCTCACCGCGGGCCAGATAATTGGCGAGCTAGTACTAAGCGTAAATGACCAGGAGCTGCATCGAACAAGTCTATTGGCGGAAAGAGAAATTGCAGCTTATCCCTGGTGGCGACGTTTGTTTTTTCCTGGCGCCGCAACATTTGTTGGCACCGGCCTGATCTTTATTCGGCGCCGAACCCGCCGGGCACGTCGCTCCCGCTATCGTTCCCGCTACTTGGTCCACAGATATTAAAAGGGGTCGCATATTGGTGCGAACCCCTTTTTTGATGATTATGTTTCCAGCGTCGCTTCCTGCATTTTGAGTCTGCGTTCACTCAGCCGCACCAAGAGAATTCCAAATTCAAACAACACCAACATCGGTAAAATCATTAGAATTTGGGAGACCACGTCTGGAGGTGTTATCAATGCCGCCAGAATCACAATAATAAGGATGGCGTATTTACGTCCTGACCGAAGAAATCGAGAGGAAACCAGGCCCAATGCCCCCAGCACCCAAAATACCAGTGGCAACTGAAACACCAAACCGAAGGCCAATAAAAACCCTGAAGTAAAAGAAACATAATCGCTAACGGTATACCAAGGCAATAATTGTTCGTGGGCAAAACTGGCAAAAAAATCAAGCGCTATTGGGAAGACCAAGAACCATGCAAAGGCAAGCCCCCCGATAAATAAAAAGAACATCATTATCGTCGCAACAATTAACACTAGTTTTTCCCTTTTTGAGAGGGCAGGCAGCAAAAAAGCCAGAACTTGATAGAAAATCATCGGTGTAGAAGCCATTATCCCTGCCAGCAGACCCAAGCGAATATGTGCAATAAACGCCTCTGAGGGGCGAATATAAATAAGCACATGCTCCATGGCTAACACGTCTAACAGCCGGGGAGCAAACACAAATCCGACGATAGAAGCAAGCACCACGAAAATTGCCACCCTGATAAGTCGGCGGCGCAATTCTGTAAAATGCTCCATAATAGTCAATGGCTGATTAGCGCCCATAACTCTCCCCCCCGACATACCGATCTATTCGGCTGCTAACTGTCGTCACCCTCAGTTGAAGCTTTTTCTCCCTTGGAAGCAAATTTAAACTCACCAATCGCTTTACCAAAGGCTTGTCCCACTCGGGGCAACTTAGAGGGGCCGATTATCAACAAAATCACTGCAAAAATAATAATTAGTTCCAATGGCCCTGGCCTACCGCCAAACATCTAATCACTCCTAATTATTGTTAATAATTTCACTTACCAATATTTTCATTATATCCCCTCATGTGCAAAAAAAGCAAGCCAAAACTGCAGATAAGTCAGAAAATGCTTGCTTAATTCAACCTGAGCTACAGGATGCCTCGAACATATTCAATTGTTTATAACCCCCGTAAGTCTGAACCAACAAACCTTGTTCCAGTTCTGCCTGCTCTACGGCCATGCCATCGGCCTGTATGTGCTTAACACTTATATCCAATCTAGAAAGCTCGATTGGAATTGCCAAAAACCGATGACAGCGCAGTGGATCCTGCTCAGTGCATAACAAACTGACCCTAAAGCCGGCAGCAATTGTTTTCTGTATGGTCTCCAGCCCTTGGGCTTTAATTTTATAATTGCTATCGCTGTCAACTTGGAAAACTTTCGCGCCTAACTCACGGCCAAGCCAGCGATAGCCGATGCCGGCTTCTGCGCATAGGCGTGTTAAGATTTCACGATTAAAATGACGGACATAGCCGCTGTATGGAAGAGAGCGAACATCCAGCAAATAGTTGACACCATGGGCGGCCAGCAAAGACTTAAACTTCTCAAAACTATGGTTGGAATGGCCGATTGTAAAGCATTGCATCTCCCCACCCCCGCAAACACTCGTTCGCCATAATTATACCGCACATACGTTCGGCAATCAACCCCGTTGGGTTCGCAACCGCAAGAGCAGCCGAATTACCAACCCGATAATTATGCCCAGTCCCACCAATATCGCCACGGTTTGAAACGGATTGTACCACCAACGCACCCGGAGCCACAGCTGCGGGAAAGCGAGCAAATCTCTCCAGGTCCACGCCTCTTCTTCGCCGACAGCCAGGGTATATCTGCCGCCTTCGGCTTCTGGATTATACACAAGCAGATAATAATCACCCGGACCCAACGTTATCCGCTGCTCCTGACGTATCCAATAGCGGGTCTGGGTAAAGGGCTCAAAAAAAGTCCGTTGAATCTGGGTCGGCAGAAAAACTTCAACCCCGTGACCTTGGAAGACTGCACCGGGAAAATCCGGTGGCGCCTCACCAAGTCCGGGGCCAACCAACGCAAATGCTGGCGCAAAACCTGTTTCTGGTTTTAATGTGGGTATTGTCATTTGTGCATAGAAATCTAATTGTTCTTCAGCAGTAAAGGTGTAATAGTCTACCGCACCTGGCGTCAATTCGGCATAAATTGCCCAGGAAATCAGAGGATCATTAATCGCTATCGCTTCGCTGGGACAAGAATTCTCAACTGCAAAAATTGGCCGATGAGCGACTGCCCTTCCCGGAACCAGCAAAATAATAAGCACGAGACACAAACTTACAATAAACCGTAGCATGCACATCACCCCGAGTAGTTTCCCCCTGGAAAAAGAATAATAACAAAAAAGGGCCTAAAAGGCCCGAAAAAGGATTATTGTTCCTCCAAAGTCCACTTCTTGTCGGTGGATTGTTTTATGTACATCCGCAGAATTTCTCCACATTCAAGACATAAATCGCAGTAAGTCCTGGCGACCGAGGTCAGGAAGGTTGCCTTGTACTGGGGGCCAATATAACCGGCGCCCGAGGTCTGCCCCATGATAATCCCCTGTTTAATATTCCCGCTGCCACACTGCTTGCACTCCATTGTCAACACCCCCTGAAAATGATATAACTTATGGCCTAATTCGCTACTAGCGCACAAAACCCCTTTATAGAAGCATTTAGGTGTTCAAGAACTAACAGAGACGCCCCAGATGGAGCGCCCCCGTTTCTATCATTGTATAGCTCAATCTGTGATGCTGACGATACCGGCGGTATAGTTTTCCAGGCTTAGCACCAAATGTCCCGGCACACCAGGATCGCCCCATTCAATCTTGTCTCCATCCACCCGTCCGGTCCAGGCAACAATAAGTTTTTTTGACAAACTGAGAGTGTCTAAGTTTGACCATAAATCAAGTTCTAATTCCGGCAGCAACAGTAATTCGATATTATCCAGGGCTACTACAGATTGGGCATGAGATTCTACTAAATCTTTGAGAATTTCCGGAACCTTTCCGGCACGTTCCTCCCGGGGAACGGGCATTAACTCCCGGGCCACTTCCTTGCCCACATTGATGATGCCAACACCGGGCAATTCTCGTAACTTTCGGCTTTTACCGCAGCCAGGCGGGCCGACCAGCAACACAAGATTGTGGTCAGCAAGTAAAGAGTCGGTGAGATTATCCTGCAACTTTTCCGGGTTCAAGCCACAACCACCTCCCTGATTTGTTACTATCACAATTCGCCTCCCGCACGCCTTTTTCCTGTTTACGTCAGAGATTTAGTGAAATAAATTTTTTACTGGTACTCATTCCACACCCCGGGAGCGGGGTCATTGGTCTCAACAGGAAGATGTTGTAAATCCCAGAAGAAGTAGCGGTTGCGGTCTGCCCCCACCACTTCCTCCCAATCTGCCCGCCGGTAAACAGCTTCATCGGTGGTCTTGTGCATGTACAGCACGTACACAACGGCCTGCTTATCCGCTTCATCCTTGCGCAGTACCCGGCCGATTGTCTGGATTCGCTGCCGAACCGAAGCGCTGGAGGCAACAACAATCCCCACATCTGCCTTGGGCACATTAAAACCTTCAATCAAAGTTCGAGCTGAGACAATTATCCGGGCCGCGCCGGTCCGAAACGCCTCGATATTCTGTCTACGTTCACCGGGCGCGAGTCCGCTATGCTCCAGCACTACCCGATAGCCGTCTGCCTGCATTTGACGATAGATTTCCTCAACTTCTTCAATTGTCTCATGAAACAAGATCACACGGGCCTCGGGATTGATGGTAAAGGTCGACTTGAGGATTTTTTGCACCGCCTGTTCCCGGGCCTCAGCCTTAAATAACAGATGCTTGCGGACTATACTCAGCCCCAAATAGCGTTGGGCAACAGCTCCAACTTCTGAATCCTCGCTGTTGGCCTGCCTTTGCACCCAGCCATGGAACTGTTTTTGCTCCCGCTTGCCAAACTGCTGCTTCAGTTTGCGACGCAGATCGTGAATTTGCCGGGTCAATTGCTGATATTCTTCGGCCTCTTCAACGCTGAGGGGAAGGGCGTAATGCCTGACTTCAAAATCCGGCAGCAAGCCGGCACGACTGGCTTCAGAATAATTCATCTTGTAGATTATCGGACCCAGTTCATGCCCCAGAACCGTTTGCGAGTAGTTCTCTTCACTCTCTGAACGCTCTGGGGTTGCCGAGAGGCCCAAACTGTATGCTCTGTGTGTCTTGAAAACACGCTGAAAACTTGGCGCCCCCGCCCGGTGACATTCATCCACAACCAGCAAAAGGTGTTCCCCGGTCCCGGCATCAACTAACTCAGGAAGCTTGGCTGCGGCGCTGTTGATTACGCATATTAAAACTTTAACCTCACCGTCAAAGCTGTTCGAGCGCCCTGCCCCCAGGATGCCAATCTCCCCCGGCGTTAAGTCCAGACGCTTCTTCAACTCCTTGCGCCATTGCCGGACCAAAACCTTGGTCGGCACCACCACGGCAACCCGAAGCTTAGGGTCAGTTTCCTGCAAACGGTCAATTATTGCCAGGGCACAAAGGGTTTTGCCCACACCGGTAACAACCTTAATAGTTCCCTGCTTCTGCGATAGCCACTTTTCTGTTGCCTCCGCCTGCCAGGGATAGAGCTCAACCCGCTTCAGTTCTCCCCATTTTCTCTGTCCTTCATCCTTCTGCACTGCATTACCTCCCGCAATCCTTGTCCTGCCACTAGTATTACCAAAAAAAGAGCGGAACCGCTTAATCAGTTCCACTCTTTAATATTAGCCGGACAATCGGGTTAACTGCCCGATATCATCGGGTTGAACATCGGCATCGGCAATGATATTTGCCTGCTCTGCTCCACACGTAATACAGCGGTGGACTATTTGCCAGCCTTTTTTTGGATTGTGGCGCACCGTAAGCGGCTGCATCAGCCCGCGGCACTGGTTTTTTCGGTCTCCCGGCAAGACGTCCACGTGTTTGGAATGCAAACAAAAGGGACAGTGATTGCGGTAGCTGCCATTGTTTAGGGGCAGAACTTCCGCACCACACCATTCACATATAAAGCCAGTATTTTCTTGAATTCTGCTCATACCCGTCCTCCTTGATTTTTAGTTAATCAAGGAGTTGGGTTCCGTTTACTCTTCCACAGGGTACCAGGCTTGGCAGACCAGGGACTAATTCACCGCCATTCCTCTTGAGACAGCGATTACTTCCAATTCCATCTTCATCGGGGCATATTCCATCCCCAAATCCGGACCACGACCGGTTT
Proteins encoded in this region:
- a CDS encoding RNHCP domain-containing protein, whose product is MSRIQENTGFICEWCGAEVLPLNNGSYRNHCPFCLHSKHVDVLPGDRKNQCRGLMQPLTVRHNPKKGWQIVHRCITCGAEQANIIADADVQPDDIGQLTRLSG
- a CDS encoding DEAD/DEAH box helicase codes for the protein MELIKRFRSFFGNTSGRTRIAGGNAVQKDEGQRKWGELKRVELYPWQAEATEKWLSQKQGTIKVVTGVGKTLCALAIIDRLQETDPKLRVAVVVPTKVLVRQWRKELKKRLDLTPGEIGILGAGRSNSFDGEVKVLICVINSAAAKLPELVDAGTGEHLLLVVDECHRAGAPSFQRVFKTHRAYSLGLSATPERSESEENYSQTVLGHELGPIIYKMNYSEASRAGLLPDFEVRHYALPLSVEEAEEYQQLTRQIHDLRRKLKQQFGKREQKQFHGWVQRQANSEDSEVGAVAQRYLGLSIVRKHLLFKAEAREQAVQKILKSTFTINPEARVILFHETIEEVEEIYRQMQADGYRVVLEHSGLAPGERRQNIEAFRTGAARIIVSARTLIEGFNVPKADVGIVVASSASVRQRIQTIGRVLRKDEADKQAVVYVLYMHKTTDEAVYRRADWEEVVGADRNRYFFWDLQHLPVETNDPAPGVWNEYQ